A stretch of Hippoglossus hippoglossus isolate fHipHip1 chromosome 20, fHipHip1.pri, whole genome shotgun sequence DNA encodes these proteins:
- the cd226 gene encoding CD226 antigen isoform X2 translates to MEAVQKDHWYFVVLIFLPFLRVAVQQKEAVTVRLEEGMILACLCPWNGNLSMVSWTKIPDKVPIAVFHPEYGSSFSRQHMERIEFLRTAPMDGSISMKNVTHQDIGIYHCSVQTFPGGPWITSVQVEDLDEPPEEGEDDDDEEGGEDIAEHPTPEGILADVQLVAEQDSNLTISCNHKHDGTVYQALLERMPSGHPWGIIGVCKQVEGSLVGEDYSDRGQVSCADSLDVNLHLTGVVLDDRGFYRCTFNTDAGVRTTTVLLTVVTPGGFSLSLYMMYIYIGAGCAGLLLVLVVLILAIRQRKKSRREEYRVKLHPSQRQSLTMASNHLTG, encoded by the exons ATGGAAGCTGTACAAAAGGACCACTGGTACTTTGTGGTACTcatctttctcccttttctcaGAG TTGCTGTCCAGCAGAAAGAGGCCGTTACAGTCCGACTGGAGGAAGGGATGATCCTCGCCTGTCTGTGCCCCTGGAACGGCAACCTCAGCATGGTGTCCTGGACCAAAATACCCGACAAGGTTCCCATAGCCGTGTTCCACCCAGAGTACGGCTCGTCCTTCTCTCGCCAACACATGGAGAGGATAGAGTTCCTGAGGACCGCGCCCATGGACGGAAGCATTTCCATGAAGAACGTCACTCATCAGGACATCGGGATTTACCACTGCTCAGTTCAGACGTTCCCTGGAGGACCCTGGATCACGAGCGTACAGGTGGAGGATTTAG ATGAACCGcctgaagaaggagaagatgatgatgatgaagaaggaggagaagacatCGCAGAGCACCCCACCCCAGAGGGGATTTTGGCGGACGTACAGTTGGTGGCGGAGCAGGACAGCAACCTGACCATCAGCTGCAACCACAAGCACGACGGCACCGTTTACCAGGCCCTGCTGGAGAGGATGCCGTCCGGCCATCCCTGGGGCATCATCGGCGTGTGCAAGCAGGTGGAGGGGAGCCTGGTGGGCGAGGACTACAGCGACAGGGGGCAGGTCAGCTGCGCCGACAGCCTGGATGTCAACCTGCACCTGACGGGTGTGGTGCTGGACGATAGGGGTTTCTACCGCTGCACCTTCAACACAGATGCGGGGGTGCGGACCACCACCGTGCTGCTCACGGTCGTCACTCCAG GTGGATTCAGCCTGTCTCTGTACATGatgtatatttacatcggggCTGGATGTGCAGGGCTTCTTCTCGTCCTAGTCGTCCTCATACTAGCTATAAGGCAAAG gaagaagagcaggagagaggagtaCCGAGTCAAACTGCACCCGTCTCAGAGACAG AGCCTGACAATGGCGTCTAATCATCTAACGGGATAG
- the cd226 gene encoding CD226 antigen isoform X3, translated as MEAVQKDHWYFVVLIFLPFLRVAVQQKEAVTVRLEEGMILACLCPWNGNLSMVSWTKIPDKVPIAVFHPEYGSSFSRQHMERIEFLRTAPMDGSISMKNVTHQDIGIYHCSVQTFPGGPWITSVQVEDLDEPPEEGEDDDDEEGGEDIAEHPTPEGILADVQLVAEQDSNLTISCNHKHDGTVYQALLERMPSGHPWGIIGVCKQVEGSLVGEDYSDRGQVSCADSLDVNLHLTGVVLDDRGFYRCTFNTDAGVRTTTVLLTVVTPGGFSLSLYMMYIYIGAGCAGLLLVLVVLILAIRQRKKSRREEYRVKLHPSQRQKWRQWQ; from the exons ATGGAAGCTGTACAAAAGGACCACTGGTACTTTGTGGTACTcatctttctcccttttctcaGAG TTGCTGTCCAGCAGAAAGAGGCCGTTACAGTCCGACTGGAGGAAGGGATGATCCTCGCCTGTCTGTGCCCCTGGAACGGCAACCTCAGCATGGTGTCCTGGACCAAAATACCCGACAAGGTTCCCATAGCCGTGTTCCACCCAGAGTACGGCTCGTCCTTCTCTCGCCAACACATGGAGAGGATAGAGTTCCTGAGGACCGCGCCCATGGACGGAAGCATTTCCATGAAGAACGTCACTCATCAGGACATCGGGATTTACCACTGCTCAGTTCAGACGTTCCCTGGAGGACCCTGGATCACGAGCGTACAGGTGGAGGATTTAG ATGAACCGcctgaagaaggagaagatgatgatgatgaagaaggaggagaagacatCGCAGAGCACCCCACCCCAGAGGGGATTTTGGCGGACGTACAGTTGGTGGCGGAGCAGGACAGCAACCTGACCATCAGCTGCAACCACAAGCACGACGGCACCGTTTACCAGGCCCTGCTGGAGAGGATGCCGTCCGGCCATCCCTGGGGCATCATCGGCGTGTGCAAGCAGGTGGAGGGGAGCCTGGTGGGCGAGGACTACAGCGACAGGGGGCAGGTCAGCTGCGCCGACAGCCTGGATGTCAACCTGCACCTGACGGGTGTGGTGCTGGACGATAGGGGTTTCTACCGCTGCACCTTCAACACAGATGCGGGGGTGCGGACCACCACCGTGCTGCTCACGGTCGTCACTCCAG GTGGATTCAGCCTGTCTCTGTACATGatgtatatttacatcggggCTGGATGTGCAGGGCTTCTTCTCGTCCTAGTCGTCCTCATACTAGCTATAAGGCAAAG gaagaagagcaggagagaggagtaCCGAGTCAAACTGCACCCGTCTCAGAGACAG AAATGGAGGCAGTGGCAGTAA
- the cd226 gene encoding CD226 antigen isoform X1: protein MEAVQKDHWYFVVLIFLPFLRVAVQQKEAVTVRLEEGMILACLCPWNGNLSMVSWTKIPDKVPIAVFHPEYGSSFSRQHMERIEFLRTAPMDGSISMKNVTHQDIGIYHCSVQTFPGGPWITSVQVEDLDEPPEEGEDDDDEEGGEDIAEHPTPEGILADVQLVAEQDSNLTISCNHKHDGTVYQALLERMPSGHPWGIIGVCKQVEGSLVGEDYSDRGQVSCADSLDVNLHLTGVVLDDRGFYRCTFNTDAGVRTTTVLLTVVTPGGFSLSLYMMYIYIGAGCAGLLLVLVVLILAIRQRKKSRREEYRVKLHPSQRQPNIYENVFVCAGNTKRSRQKRSCPMYANLPTPRSHRTRRPPRVK, encoded by the exons ATGGAAGCTGTACAAAAGGACCACTGGTACTTTGTGGTACTcatctttctcccttttctcaGAG TTGCTGTCCAGCAGAAAGAGGCCGTTACAGTCCGACTGGAGGAAGGGATGATCCTCGCCTGTCTGTGCCCCTGGAACGGCAACCTCAGCATGGTGTCCTGGACCAAAATACCCGACAAGGTTCCCATAGCCGTGTTCCACCCAGAGTACGGCTCGTCCTTCTCTCGCCAACACATGGAGAGGATAGAGTTCCTGAGGACCGCGCCCATGGACGGAAGCATTTCCATGAAGAACGTCACTCATCAGGACATCGGGATTTACCACTGCTCAGTTCAGACGTTCCCTGGAGGACCCTGGATCACGAGCGTACAGGTGGAGGATTTAG ATGAACCGcctgaagaaggagaagatgatgatgatgaagaaggaggagaagacatCGCAGAGCACCCCACCCCAGAGGGGATTTTGGCGGACGTACAGTTGGTGGCGGAGCAGGACAGCAACCTGACCATCAGCTGCAACCACAAGCACGACGGCACCGTTTACCAGGCCCTGCTGGAGAGGATGCCGTCCGGCCATCCCTGGGGCATCATCGGCGTGTGCAAGCAGGTGGAGGGGAGCCTGGTGGGCGAGGACTACAGCGACAGGGGGCAGGTCAGCTGCGCCGACAGCCTGGATGTCAACCTGCACCTGACGGGTGTGGTGCTGGACGATAGGGGTTTCTACCGCTGCACCTTCAACACAGATGCGGGGGTGCGGACCACCACCGTGCTGCTCACGGTCGTCACTCCAG GTGGATTCAGCCTGTCTCTGTACATGatgtatatttacatcggggCTGGATGTGCAGGGCTTCTTCTCGTCCTAGTCGTCCTCATACTAGCTATAAGGCAAAG gaagaagagcaggagagaggagtaCCGAGTCAAACTGCACCCGTCTCAGAGACAG CCAAACATCTACGagaacgtgtttgtgtgtgcgggGAACACAAAGAGGTCCCGGCAGAAAAGAAGCTGCCCCATGTACGCCAACCTGCCGACCCCACGATCCCACAGAACCAGACGTCCGCCTCGTGTTAAATGA